The Pseudomonadota bacterium genome includes a window with the following:
- a CDS encoding ATP-binding protein, whose amino-acid sequence MDSCLLAMMQWGDIFADMTLSSAIIDRVMHHCTLIKINGQSYRTKNSKKGGGDTAE is encoded by the coding sequence ATGGATTCATGTTTGCTGGCCATGATGCAATGGGGAGATATATTTGCCGATATGACCCTCTCCTCTGCAATCATAGACAGGGTAATGCATCATTGTACGCTTATCAAGATAAACGGTCAAAGCTACAGGACAAAAAACTCAAAGAAAGGAGGAGGTGATACTGCTGAATAA
- a CDS encoding GDP-L-fucose synthase, whose protein sequence is MDKHSKIYIAGHRGLVGSAIVRYLLSEGYENLILSSHIELDLINQTSVKNFFQKERPEYVFLAAAKVGGIHACNTYKAQFIYENLQIQNNIIHYAYIYGVKKLLFLGSSCVYPKDSLQPIKEEYLLTNSLEPTNEPYSIAKISGLKMCEFYNEQYGCDFISAMPSNLYGINDNFDLENSHVLPSMIRKFYLAKNLYEDNFNLIRKDLIKRPITNVNANDLTNSEIENLLNLYGIEKENKTIVIFWGSGNVYREFLHVDDLAEALIFLMYNYYESKPINVGVGKDITINNLAQLIKEIVGFKGEILWDKSKPDGTPRKLLDITKLTQIGWQPKTKLADGIRRTFQFYKENNSTLSC, encoded by the coding sequence ATGGATAAACATAGTAAGATATATATCGCTGGTCATCGTGGGCTTGTTGGTTCAGCAATCGTACGTTATTTATTGTCTGAAGGTTATGAAAACTTAATTCTAAGCTCTCATATTGAACTTGATTTAATTAATCAAACTTCTGTAAAAAATTTCTTTCAAAAAGAACGTCCCGAATATGTTTTTCTTGCTGCTGCGAAGGTTGGCGGTATTCATGCGTGCAATACATATAAAGCTCAATTTATATATGAAAATTTACAAATTCAGAATAATATTATCCACTATGCATATATTTATGGTGTAAAAAAATTATTGTTTTTAGGAAGTTCCTGTGTTTACCCAAAAGATTCTCTTCAACCAATAAAAGAAGAGTATTTATTAACAAATTCATTGGAACCTACAAACGAGCCATATTCTATAGCAAAAATTAGCGGGCTAAAAATGTGTGAATTTTACAACGAACAATATGGTTGTGATTTTATTTCAGCTATGCCATCTAATCTATATGGTATCAATGATAATTTTGATCTTGAAAATTCACATGTACTACCTTCTATGATACGTAAATTTTATTTAGCAAAGAATTTATATGAAGATAACTTTAACTTAATTAGAAAAGATTTAATAAAAAGACCAATAACCAATGTTAATGCTAATGATTTGACTAACAGCGAGATTGAAAATTTATTGAATCTATATGGAATTGAAAAAGAAAATAAAACAATTGTAATTTTTTGGGGAAGCGGTAATGTTTATAGAGAATTTTTACATGTAGATGACCTCGCAGAAGCATTAATTTTTTTGATGTATAATTATTATGAATCAAAACCTATTAATGTTGGGGTAGGTAAAGATATTACAATTAATAACTTAGCGCAATTAATAAAAGAAATTGTCGGATTCAAGGGTGAAATTTTATGGGATAAATCAAAACCCGATGGCACACCAAGAAAACTATTAGATATAACCAAATTAACTCAAATAGGTTGGCAACCCAAAACCAAATTAGCTGACGGCATTAGAAGGACGTTTCAATTTTATAAAGAAAACAATTCAACATTATCTTGTTAA
- a CDS encoding methyltransferase domain-containing protein: protein MQKCRISNKPLTELFNLGSLYVSDFIRDDENPRGDKHELKMMLNEESGLVQLEKTTPVDVMYGKYWYRSGINNTMKDELRSVANSCLESIEVNDGDVFLDIACNDGTLLSYVPKNLRRIGIDPADDSYKKESMRYADEIVQDYFTFENYKNTKFGDKKAKIITAIAMFYDLDDPLSFLDDLIEVLDDEGLFVMQLSYTPLMIIQLAFDNICHEHVCYYSLFSLKYLLDQKELDIVDLQLNDVNGGSFRVYIRKKNADQAKFRTSPYRDVANYKINSILEYEKKMNFNRADVYKSFYNKICELREQIVNFIKKERDRGKVIWGYGASTKGNTLLQWYGLDNTLIDAIAERSSYKYGLKTVGTNIPIYSEEIMREKQPDYLVVLPWHYISEFKKREAEYLKRGGKFIVPSPKFEIISMP, encoded by the coding sequence ATGCAAAAATGTAGGATATCAAATAAACCATTAACCGAATTATTTAATTTAGGTAGCTTATATGTGTCAGACTTTATTAGAGATGATGAAAACCCTCGTGGTGATAAACATGAGTTAAAAATGATGTTAAATGAAGAATCAGGCTTGGTGCAATTAGAGAAAACAACACCTGTAGATGTAATGTATGGTAAATATTGGTATAGATCAGGCATAAATAATACAATGAAGGATGAGCTAAGGAGTGTAGCAAACTCATGTTTAGAATCAATTGAAGTTAACGATGGTGATGTGTTTTTAGATATTGCTTGTAATGATGGAACGCTTCTAAGTTATGTTCCTAAGAATCTCAGAAGAATTGGTATTGACCCTGCTGATGATTCTTATAAAAAGGAATCTATGAGATATGCTGACGAAATAGTTCAAGATTACTTTACATTTGAAAATTATAAAAATACTAAATTTGGTGATAAAAAAGCTAAAATTATAACTGCAATTGCAATGTTTTATGATTTAGATGATCCTCTTTCATTTTTAGATGATTTAATTGAAGTATTAGATGATGAAGGACTATTCGTTATGCAGTTGAGTTATACGCCTTTAATGATTATTCAATTAGCATTTGACAATATATGCCATGAACATGTTTGTTATTATTCTTTGTTTTCATTAAAATATCTATTAGATCAAAAAGAATTAGATATTGTTGATTTACAGCTGAATGATGTTAATGGTGGCAGTTTTAGAGTTTATATAAGAAAAAAAAATGCGGACCAGGCGAAATTTAGAACTTCACCGTATAGAGATGTTGCTAATTATAAAATCAACTCAATCTTAGAATATGAAAAGAAAATGAATTTTAATAGAGCTGATGTATATAAATCATTCTACAATAAAATATGTGAACTACGAGAACAAATTGTAAATTTTATAAAGAAAGAAAGAGATAGAGGTAAAGTAATTTGGGGATACGGTGCTTCCACTAAAGGAAATACTTTGTTACAGTGGTATGGCTTAGATAATACATTAATAGATGCAATTGCTGAAAGAAGTTCTTATAAATATGGGCTGAAAACTGTAGGTACTAATATTCCAATATATTCCGAAGAAATTATGCGAGAAAAACAACCTGATTATTTAGTTGTTTTACCTTGGCATTATATAAGTGAATTTAAAAAAAGAGAAGCTGAGTATTTAAAACGAGGTGGGAAATTTATTGTGCCAAGTCCGAAATTTGAAATTATTTCAATGCCGTAG